One genomic region from Actinocatenispora thailandica encodes:
- a CDS encoding GNAT family N-acetyltransferase: MTASYPLRAIAADEFETWARMVSTTYGQDWREDALSNARWCIEPERTTGVFDGAELVGGMSIYGRVMTVPGAFVPVAGVTLVAVLPTHQRRGILTAMMRRQFTELHESSGEPVAALNAAEATIYGRFGYGIASHLAVVDGDARFMALRGDVEFGDGTIRLHDAEAARPLLEKVYDTARRDAVGFVDRADRYWDARLYDAEHTRDGATALRFAVHTDAAGAVTGYAFYRSRQRRVQVVELVATTRPAYAALWRFLIELDAHDHLDYTGATDEVLPHLLVNPRAADTTLVDNLWVRLVDVDRALAARRYATDVELVFEVDDAFCGWNAGRFRLSAADDAVSCERTAARADLRLSATELGAAYLGGTSLAVLAEAGRVEELTPGALRVAARAFHTDRAPFHPSGPAFPAF, encoded by the coding sequence ATGACAGCGAGCTACCCACTGCGGGCCATCGCCGCCGACGAGTTCGAGACGTGGGCGCGCATGGTCTCCACGACGTACGGCCAGGACTGGCGCGAGGACGCGCTGAGCAACGCCCGCTGGTGCATCGAACCGGAGCGCACCACGGGCGTGTTCGACGGCGCCGAGCTGGTCGGCGGAATGTCCATCTACGGGCGCGTCATGACCGTTCCCGGCGCGTTCGTGCCGGTGGCCGGCGTGACGCTGGTCGCCGTGCTGCCCACGCACCAGCGCCGCGGGATCCTCACCGCGATGATGCGCCGCCAGTTCACCGAGCTGCACGAATCGAGCGGCGAGCCGGTCGCCGCGCTCAACGCCGCCGAGGCGACCATCTACGGACGCTTCGGGTACGGCATCGCCAGCCACCTCGCGGTCGTCGACGGCGACGCCCGGTTCATGGCGTTGCGCGGCGACGTCGAGTTCGGCGACGGCACCATCAGGCTGCACGACGCCGAGGCGGCCCGGCCGCTGCTGGAGAAGGTGTACGACACGGCGCGCCGCGACGCGGTCGGCTTCGTCGACCGGGCCGACAGATACTGGGACGCCCGGCTCTACGACGCCGAGCACACCCGCGACGGCGCGACGGCGCTGCGGTTCGCGGTGCACACCGACGCCGCCGGCGCGGTCACCGGGTACGCGTTCTACCGGTCGCGACAGCGCCGGGTGCAGGTGGTGGAGCTGGTCGCCACGACCCGCCCCGCGTACGCGGCGCTGTGGCGCTTCCTGATCGAGCTGGACGCGCACGACCACCTCGACTACACGGGCGCCACCGACGAGGTGCTGCCGCACCTGCTGGTCAACCCACGGGCGGCCGACACGACGCTGGTCGACAACCTGTGGGTACGGCTGGTCGACGTCGACCGGGCGCTCGCCGCCCGCCGGTACGCGACCGACGTCGAGCTGGTGTTCGAGGTCGACGACGCGTTCTGCGGCTGGAACGCCGGGCGCTTCCGGCTGTCCGCAGCCGACGACGCCGTGAGCTGCGAGCGCACCGCGGCGCGCGCCGACCTGCGACTGTCGGCGACCGAGCTGGGCGCGGCCTACTTGGGCGGCACGTCGCTTGCGGTGCTGGCCGAGGCCGGCCGGGTCGAGGAGCTGACCCCGGGCGCGCTGCGGGTCGCCGCCCGGGCGTTCCACACCGACCGTGCCCCGTTCCACCCGTCCGGACCGGCGTTCCCGGCATTCTGA
- a CDS encoding DUF3592 domain-containing protein, with product MGSGGQVGLRRFGARVNIGAKLALMAALFALLAGFGYWCVLDGRHRLHDAAVIAARGRTVPGTIVATRRDRGPQSNTRWVRVRYTTPAGTYEYWQAGGEHVGDVVRVHYVPGRPATATIRSDAYSRAGDIGEIVIGAGIMLVPLVLIVAAAADRDNRNAVRRFAAALRRSAWLAARPTSSSAAPRRAPGPRHPGQGADGGAAARST from the coding sequence ATGGGAAGCGGCGGACAGGTCGGGCTGCGCCGGTTCGGCGCCCGCGTCAACATCGGCGCGAAACTCGCCCTCATGGCCGCGCTGTTCGCGCTGCTCGCCGGGTTCGGATACTGGTGCGTCCTGGATGGCCGGCACCGGCTGCACGACGCCGCCGTGATCGCCGCGCGCGGGCGCACCGTGCCCGGGACCATCGTGGCAACGCGCAGGGATCGGGGGCCGCAGAGCAACACGCGGTGGGTCCGGGTCCGCTACACGACACCGGCGGGCACCTACGAATACTGGCAGGCCGGCGGGGAACACGTCGGCGACGTCGTGCGCGTCCACTACGTGCCTGGCCGACCCGCGACCGCGACGATCCGCTCGGACGCCTACAGCCGGGCCGGTGACATCGGCGAGATCGTCATCGGCGCTGGCATCATGCTCGTGCCGCTGGTGCTGATCGTGGCCGCCGCGGCGGACCGGGACAACCGCAACGCGGTCCGCCGGTTCGCCGCCGCACTGCGCAGATCCGCCTGGCTCGCCGCGCGGCCCACGTCGTCGTCGGCCGCGCCGCGGCGCGCCCCGGGGCCACGGCACCCGGGTCAGGGTGCGGACGGAGGAGCCGCCGCCCGCAGCACGTGA
- a CDS encoding MFS transporter, whose amino-acid sequence MTPYPKRWRMLPTLLAALFMAQFDLYVVNVAGPTLQRELHVGQAALELVVAGYGFTYASGLITGGRLGDLLGTRRMFLFGTLAFTAASLLCGLAQSPGELVAARLVQGLTGAAMVPQVLATITAVFPSQERPRALAWFGVTIGVGSVAGQVLGGLLLQFDIAGLGWRVIFLANVPIGLAAAVAAAKLMPRVTPARKAGLDPVGVIGLSASLALALAPLALGRTEGWPLWTWISLAASVPVMVATLLWERRLSRRGRQPVLDLGLFADTAFSRGLVVTLTLYSGYFGFTFALSVFMQAGLGLTPLEAGLTFMPLGLAFAVASIRAQKIATKVGPRLITIGLSISVVSYGVLVAVLQLSGTHASAVCIVVPMMLVGFGNGLAIPLLFGTVLGKINTGRAGIASGVLTTTQQFASAAGVTGLGSIFFALLGSGHGKLGYTSSMEWVLGIALVLTLVAALVIHTLARSSRAVRQQAPTPARTPALTK is encoded by the coding sequence ATGACCCCGTACCCGAAGCGGTGGCGGATGCTCCCCACGCTGCTCGCCGCGCTGTTCATGGCCCAGTTCGACCTCTACGTCGTGAACGTCGCCGGGCCGACGCTCCAGCGCGAGCTCCACGTCGGGCAGGCCGCGCTGGAGCTCGTCGTCGCCGGCTACGGCTTCACGTACGCCAGCGGCCTGATCACCGGCGGGCGGCTCGGCGACCTGCTCGGCACCCGGCGGATGTTCCTGTTCGGCACGCTCGCCTTCACCGCGGCGTCGCTGCTGTGCGGGCTGGCCCAGTCGCCCGGCGAGCTCGTGGCCGCGCGGCTGGTGCAGGGGCTCACCGGGGCCGCCATGGTCCCGCAGGTCCTGGCGACGATCACGGCGGTGTTCCCCTCGCAGGAACGACCCCGGGCGCTTGCCTGGTTCGGCGTGACGATCGGCGTCGGGTCGGTCGCTGGGCAGGTCCTCGGCGGGCTGCTGCTCCAGTTCGACATCGCCGGGCTCGGCTGGCGGGTGATCTTCCTCGCCAACGTGCCGATCGGGCTGGCCGCCGCGGTGGCCGCCGCCAAGCTGATGCCGCGCGTCACGCCGGCCCGCAAGGCCGGCCTCGACCCGGTCGGTGTGATCGGCCTGTCGGCCAGCCTTGCCCTTGCCCTCGCGCCGCTGGCCCTCGGCCGCACCGAGGGCTGGCCGCTGTGGACCTGGATCAGCCTCGCCGCGTCGGTGCCCGTGATGGTGGCGACGCTGCTGTGGGAACGCCGGCTGAGCCGGCGCGGCCGTCAGCCCGTGCTCGACCTCGGCCTGTTCGCCGACACCGCGTTCTCCCGCGGGCTCGTCGTCACGCTGACCCTGTACTCCGGGTACTTCGGCTTCACGTTCGCGCTCAGCGTGTTCATGCAGGCCGGGCTCGGTCTCACCCCGCTGGAGGCCGGGCTGACGTTCATGCCGCTGGGGCTGGCGTTTGCCGTCGCGTCGATCCGGGCGCAGAAGATCGCCACGAAGGTCGGGCCGCGGCTGATCACGATCGGCCTGTCGATCAGCGTGGTCAGCTACGGCGTACTGGTGGCCGTGCTGCAGCTGTCCGGCACGCACGCCTCCGCGGTGTGCATCGTCGTGCCGATGATGCTGGTCGGGTTCGGCAACGGGCTGGCGATCCCGCTGCTGTTCGGAACGGTGCTCGGCAAGATCAACACTGGCCGTGCGGGCATCGCGTCCGGCGTGCTCACCACGACGCAGCAGTTCGCGTCCGCGGCGGGGGTCACCGGCCTCGGCTCCATCTTCTTCGCCCTGCTCGGCAGCGGACACGGGAAGCTCGGGTACACCTCGTCGATGGAGTGGGTCCTCGGGATCGCGCTGGTCCTCACGCTCGTCGCGGCCCTGGTCATCCACACCCTCGCGCGTAGCTCCCGGGCCGTCCGGCAGCAGGCCCCGACGCCGGCACGCACACCCGCGTTGACGAAGTAG
- a CDS encoding cysteate synthase, with the protein MVIRRNLRGRRRSVRYSRRGIRRRGPDTPATPGRAAVRRFSREQPECCGSSREKSQGGSVEPAAGPRGRAHDPAYHVVCPVCSWRSVDDGLILDCPSRHEPALLQVDPASRAVPAGPDPGPFRYRSWLPVRRDVPNASGTVVYRSTALAGELGLRRLWVAFNGYWPERSGGMATATFKELEAYCVLGRLPADPPPLVVSSAGNTAAAFALLASRRRVRCVVVVPVRGVGHLRFAEPLDPCVTMVALNGADYADTIAFGESLVAMIGGVSEGGTRNIARRAGLGTVLLAAFDEIGELPEFYFQAVGSGAGAIGVHETAQRLVRAGVASRTPRLMLGQNAAFAPLYDAWHRRPKGPVAAVPPVFAAELTNRRPPYAVRGGVRDCLSASGGDMLVADGAAAHAAGEAFRRLEGVDIEPAAAVAVACLQQAVRARRVPPDATVLLNVTGGGRLRAHADAVPAPVLTAEAGRVADPAFLRRLDSAYDGVR; encoded by the coding sequence ATGGTGATACGGCGCAACCTTCGCGGTCGGCGACGATCCGTGCGTTATTCTCGGCGCGGCATCAGGCGTCGCGGCCCGGACACACCCGCCACTCCCGGTCGCGCGGCCGTTCGGCGTTTCTCCCGCGAACAACCGGAGTGCTGTGGAAGCAGCCGCGAGAAATCCCAAGGGGGCAGCGTGGAACCAGCCGCCGGGCCGCGGGGTCGTGCGCACGACCCCGCCTATCACGTCGTCTGCCCGGTCTGCTCGTGGCGCAGCGTCGACGACGGCCTGATCCTCGACTGCCCGAGCCGGCACGAGCCGGCGTTGCTGCAGGTCGATCCGGCCAGCCGAGCGGTGCCGGCGGGGCCGGACCCGGGACCGTTCCGCTACCGGTCGTGGCTGCCAGTTCGGCGTGACGTGCCGAATGCGTCCGGCACGGTCGTCTACCGCAGTACCGCGCTGGCCGGCGAGCTCGGCCTGCGCCGGCTGTGGGTGGCGTTCAACGGGTACTGGCCGGAGCGTTCCGGCGGCATGGCGACGGCGACGTTCAAGGAGCTTGAGGCGTACTGCGTGCTGGGCCGGCTGCCGGCCGACCCGCCGCCGCTGGTGGTGTCGTCCGCCGGAAACACGGCCGCGGCATTCGCGCTGCTGGCCTCCCGGCGACGCGTTCGGTGTGTCGTCGTCGTCCCGGTGCGCGGCGTCGGACACCTTCGCTTTGCCGAACCGCTGGATCCGTGTGTGACGATGGTCGCTCTGAACGGGGCCGATTATGCGGACACGATCGCATTCGGCGAGTCACTGGTCGCGATGATCGGCGGCGTGTCGGAGGGCGGCACGCGCAACATTGCCCGCCGCGCCGGTCTCGGTACCGTTCTGCTCGCGGCGTTCGACGAGATCGGCGAGCTGCCGGAGTTCTATTTCCAGGCGGTCGGCAGCGGCGCCGGCGCGATCGGCGTGCACGAGACGGCCCAGCGCCTCGTCCGGGCGGGAGTCGCGAGCCGCACACCCCGGCTGATGCTCGGCCAGAACGCGGCGTTCGCCCCGCTGTACGACGCCTGGCACCGGCGACCGAAGGGCCCGGTCGCGGCGGTACCGCCGGTGTTCGCCGCCGAGCTGACCAACCGCCGCCCGCCGTACGCGGTCCGCGGCGGTGTCCGGGACTGCCTGAGCGCCAGCGGTGGCGACATGCTCGTCGCCGACGGGGCCGCGGCGCACGCCGCGGGCGAGGCGTTCCGGCGACTCGAAGGTGTGGACATCGAGCCGGCCGCCGCGGTGGCGGTGGCCTGCCTGCAGCAGGCCGTCCGGGCGCGGCGCGTCCCGCCGGACGCGACCGTCCTGCTCAACGTCACCGGCGGCGGACGGCTGCGGGCACACGCCGACGCGGTGCCGGCCCCGGTGCTCACCGCGGAGGCGGGACGGGTCGCCGACCCGGCGTTCCTCCGGCGGCTCGACAGCGCGTACGACGGCGTCCGCTGA
- a CDS encoding amino acid adenylation domain-containing protein, with the protein MRDPDSEPAERHRPFPLTDGQVADLLDRRAGAGDAPRVGYGELRYAELDLDRLAAAWRGLVADHDMLRVAVERTGSQRVPPDGGDLDVRVADDGLAAVRAELAGAARDPYRRPLAAVRAVRTRDGWVVAVAVDALACDLRGLRAVLAELHHRYAEPGRSWPVPGRSFRQWHLAARAAAEAGGLAADRAYWAALLDEVPPAPELPAAAPGAPAGPPAAEPAGTGARAGMPGRRRVALDAGEWAALTARAAAAGVDPASAVLYSYAEVVGRWSRNRSFTLTVVGVGDTRDGDPVGPHAEPALLAVRHEPGDTFAGRTRRLAATVAHDAEHRHWSGVAVARELAARTGRAGGPPPIGYTDAIGAAPSPSAASPCIAARIPGTWLDCQAQEHDGGLVVRWDAREESFAPGVLDDMVDAHAALLRGLAAGDAAWHSVTPVGLPAAQRARRAAYNDTVAPVPGGLLHEGAVAWALRDPDRPAVIGRDGTVSHGELLRRALGVAGRLRDAGLRPGGMVAVVMEKGVEQVVAVLGVLLAGGAYLPVDASQPVARRDVVLANAGTVAVLTQSWLPVRPWPDGLAPIAVDRVPPAPAGTPVPPARATPADLAYVIYTSGSAGRPKGVMIDHRGAVNTVTDMNTRFGIGPDDRVIALASLGFDLSVWDIFGTLAAGGALVLPDPAAPADPEHWAGLIAEHGVTVWNSVPAQLQLLVDHLESVPDRRVGTMRLAWLSGDWIPVTLPDRARAVLPGLSVVSLGGATEASIWSIHHPVGEVEPGWSSIPYGRPLTNQTFHVLDDDLADRPEWVAGELYIGGVGVARGYQGDAGRTAEHFLVDAGTGRRLYRTGDLGRFLPSGVIEFLGREDTQVKIHGHRIELAEVERALLADPTVGAAVVTVDGR; encoded by the coding sequence ATGCGCGACCCGGACAGCGAACCGGCCGAGCGGCACCGGCCGTTCCCGCTCACCGACGGGCAGGTGGCCGACCTGCTGGACCGGCGGGCCGGTGCGGGCGACGCGCCGCGGGTCGGCTACGGCGAGCTGCGATACGCCGAGCTGGACCTCGACCGGCTCGCCGCCGCCTGGCGCGGGCTCGTCGCCGACCACGACATGCTGCGCGTCGCGGTGGAGCGCACCGGCTCGCAGCGGGTGCCGCCGGACGGCGGCGACCTCGACGTGCGGGTGGCCGACGACGGGCTCGCGGCGGTGCGTGCCGAGTTGGCCGGGGCGGCCCGCGACCCGTACCGTCGGCCGCTCGCCGCGGTGCGCGCGGTGCGCACCCGGGACGGCTGGGTCGTGGCCGTCGCCGTCGACGCGCTCGCCTGCGACCTGCGCGGCCTGCGCGCGGTGCTGGCGGAGCTGCACCACCGGTACGCCGAGCCGGGCCGGTCGTGGCCGGTGCCGGGCCGCTCGTTCCGCCAGTGGCACCTGGCGGCGCGGGCCGCCGCGGAGGCCGGCGGGCTGGCCGCCGACCGGGCGTACTGGGCGGCGCTGCTCGACGAGGTGCCGCCCGCGCCGGAGCTGCCCGCCGCGGCACCCGGCGCGCCGGCCGGCCCGCCCGCGGCGGAGCCGGCCGGTACGGGGGCGCGCGCCGGAATGCCGGGCCGGCGTCGGGTCGCGCTGGACGCGGGGGAGTGGGCGGCGCTGACCGCGCGGGCGGCGGCGGCCGGCGTCGACCCGGCGTCGGCGGTGCTGTACTCGTACGCCGAGGTGGTCGGCCGGTGGAGCCGGAACCGGTCGTTCACGCTGACCGTCGTCGGTGTCGGCGACACCCGCGACGGCGACCCGGTCGGCCCGCACGCCGAGCCGGCGCTGCTCGCCGTGCGGCACGAGCCGGGCGACACGTTCGCCGGGCGTACCCGGCGGCTGGCCGCGACCGTCGCCCACGACGCCGAACACCGGCACTGGTCGGGTGTCGCGGTGGCCCGGGAACTCGCCGCGCGTACCGGTCGGGCCGGTGGGCCTCCGCCGATCGGCTACACCGACGCGATCGGCGCGGCCCCGTCGCCGTCCGCCGCGTCCCCGTGCATCGCCGCCCGCATCCCGGGTACCTGGCTCGACTGCCAGGCGCAGGAACACGACGGCGGTCTCGTCGTGCGCTGGGACGCGCGCGAGGAGTCCTTCGCGCCGGGAGTGCTCGACGACATGGTCGATGCGCACGCGGCGCTGTTGCGCGGGCTGGCCGCCGGCGACGCCGCCTGGCACTCTGTCACCCCGGTCGGGCTGCCGGCCGCGCAGCGGGCGCGCCGCGCGGCGTACAACGACACGGTGGCGCCGGTGCCGGGTGGCCTGTTGCACGAAGGGGCCGTGGCGTGGGCGCTGCGCGATCCGGACCGGCCCGCCGTGATCGGCCGGGACGGCACCGTCAGCCACGGTGAGCTGCTGCGCAGGGCGCTCGGAGTCGCCGGGCGGCTGCGCGACGCCGGGCTGCGTCCGGGCGGGATGGTCGCGGTGGTGATGGAGAAGGGCGTCGAACAGGTCGTGGCCGTGCTCGGCGTGCTGCTGGCCGGCGGCGCGTACCTGCCCGTCGACGCCTCTCAGCCGGTCGCGCGGCGCGACGTGGTCCTCGCCAACGCCGGCACGGTCGCCGTGCTCACCCAGTCCTGGCTGCCCGTCCGGCCCTGGCCCGACGGCCTGGCGCCGATCGCGGTCGACCGGGTGCCGCCCGCGCCCGCCGGCACGCCGGTGCCGCCGGCGCGGGCGACGCCGGCCGACCTGGCGTACGTCATCTACACGTCCGGCTCGGCGGGGCGGCCGAAGGGTGTGATGATCGATCACCGGGGCGCGGTGAACACCGTGACCGACATGAACACCCGGTTCGGCATCGGGCCGGACGACCGGGTGATCGCGCTGGCGAGCCTCGGCTTCGACCTGTCGGTGTGGGACATCTTCGGCACGCTCGCCGCCGGCGGCGCGCTGGTGCTGCCGGATCCGGCCGCGCCGGCCGATCCCGAGCACTGGGCCGGGCTGATCGCCGAGCACGGCGTCACCGTGTGGAACTCGGTGCCGGCGCAGCTGCAACTGCTGGTCGACCACCTGGAATCGGTGCCGGACCGACGGGTCGGCACGATGCGGCTCGCGTGGCTGTCCGGCGACTGGATCCCGGTCACGCTGCCCGACCGCGCGCGGGCCGTGCTGCCCGGGCTGTCGGTGGTCAGCCTCGGCGGCGCGACCGAGGCGTCGATCTGGTCGATCCACCATCCCGTCGGCGAGGTGGAACCCGGCTGGTCGAGCATCCCGTACGGCCGGCCGCTGACGAACCAGACGTTCCACGTGCTCGACGACGACCTGGCCGACCGGCCGGAGTGGGTCGCCGGCGAGCTGTACATCGGCGGGGTCGGCGTGGCCCGCGGTTACCAGGGAGACGCCGGTCGCACCGCCGAACACTTCCTGGTCGACGCCGGCACCGGCCGCCGGCTGTACCGGACCGGTGACCTGGGGCGGTTCCTGCCGTCCGGGGTCATCGAGTTCCTCGGCCGGGAGGACACCCAGGTGAAGATCCACGGCCACCGCATCGAACTGGCCGAGGTGGAGCGGGCGCTGCTCGCCGACCCGACCGTGGGCGCGGCAGTGGTGACCGTGGACGGGCGGTGA
- a CDS encoding PLP-dependent aminotransferase family protein has protein sequence MLGELETGPDLAADLLHGSLGDPSLTSMNFLNEITGRYPDAVSFAPGRPYEGFFDRASLHDDIEAFHEYLRTGTGASEAEADRALFQYGRTKGIVHGLIAAQLRADEGIDVDPESIVVTVGCQEAMFLTLRALRADERDVVLSLSPMYVGFTGAARLLDLPVLPVSGGTTGVDLDDLRETVRRARAAGRRPRACYMMPDFANPSGLSLDLPTRRALLELAEGENILLLEDNPYGMFHDGYGRLPTLKALDTARRVVYLGSFAKTVLPGARVGYVVADQRVRAADGTGSLFADELAKIKSMVSVNTSPVAQAVIGGALVRGGGSLAARNEPLRARYQRNLARVLAGLQRHLGDRTDVTWNAPTGGFFVVVEVGFPVTNEALERSAREFGVLWTPMAYFYVGDGGRRHLRLSFSLLTDEQIDEGLSRLAAFLAAEDDRTA, from the coding sequence ATGCTCGGTGAGCTGGAGACGGGGCCGGACCTGGCGGCCGACCTGCTGCACGGTTCGCTCGGCGATCCGTCGCTGACCTCGATGAACTTCCTCAACGAGATCACCGGCCGGTACCCGGACGCGGTGTCGTTCGCGCCTGGCCGACCGTACGAGGGGTTCTTCGACCGGGCCTCACTGCACGACGACATCGAGGCGTTCCACGAGTACCTGCGCACCGGGACCGGAGCGTCGGAGGCCGAGGCCGACCGGGCCCTGTTCCAGTACGGGCGCACCAAGGGCATCGTGCACGGGCTGATCGCCGCGCAGCTGCGGGCCGACGAGGGCATCGACGTCGACCCGGAGTCGATCGTGGTGACCGTCGGCTGCCAGGAGGCGATGTTCCTGACGCTGCGCGCGTTGCGGGCCGACGAGCGGGACGTGGTGCTGTCGCTGTCGCCGATGTACGTCGGCTTCACCGGCGCCGCCCGGCTGCTGGACCTGCCGGTGCTGCCGGTGTCCGGCGGCACCACCGGCGTCGACCTGGACGACCTGCGCGAGACCGTGCGGCGGGCGCGGGCGGCCGGCCGCCGACCCCGGGCCTGCTACATGATGCCCGACTTCGCCAACCCGTCCGGGCTCAGCCTCGACCTGCCGACCCGGCGCGCCCTGCTGGAGCTGGCGGAGGGCGAGAACATCCTGCTGCTGGAGGACAACCCGTACGGCATGTTCCACGACGGGTACGGCCGCCTGCCGACGCTCAAGGCGCTGGACACCGCGCGCCGCGTGGTGTACCTGGGGTCGTTCGCCAAGACCGTGCTGCCCGGCGCCCGCGTCGGGTACGTCGTGGCCGATCAGCGGGTGCGGGCCGCGGACGGCACCGGGTCGCTGTTCGCCGACGAGCTCGCCAAGATCAAGAGCATGGTGAGCGTCAACACCTCGCCGGTCGCGCAGGCGGTGATCGGCGGCGCCCTGGTCCGTGGCGGCGGCAGCCTCGCGGCGCGCAACGAGCCGCTGCGCGCGCGGTACCAGCGCAACCTCGCCCGGGTGCTCGCCGGGCTCCAACGCCACCTCGGCGACCGCACCGACGTCACCTGGAACGCGCCGACCGGCGGCTTCTTCGTCGTGGTCGAGGTCGGCTTCCCGGTGACGAACGAGGCGCTGGAGCGCTCCGCACGCGAGTTCGGGGTGCTGTGGACGCCGATGGCGTACTTCTACGTCGGCGACGGCGGACGTCGGCACCTGCGGCTGTCGTTCAGCCTGCTGACCGACGAGCAGATCGACGAGGGGCTGTCCCGGCTGGCCGCGTTTCTCGCCGCCGAGGACGACCGCACCGCCTGA
- a CDS encoding aminoglycoside phosphotransferase family protein, producing the protein MTAPLLPGAALDEEDAEMTTPPDGRAGITADLVRRLLAEQFPRWAALPVRPVPVDGWDNRTYRLGDTMTVRLPTAAGYVPAVDKEHEWLPRLAPSLPVAVPTVLARGEPGAGYPYPWSVRGWLPGETMLSRPVDDPVGFAVSVGEFVVALRRCDATGGPAAGLHSFHRGGPLAHYDGETRSSLAALAGRVDTDLAIEAWERALAAEWSGPPVWFHGDIAPGNLLVADGRLSAVLDFGTSGVGDPACDLVIAWQVFAGESRRAFLETVGDDAGTRARARGWALWKAVLMLAECIDRDPPQAEVNRRVLGEVLAEHRGRHGRSGRRP; encoded by the coding sequence ATGACGGCCCCATTGCTGCCCGGCGCCGCGCTCGACGAGGAGGACGCCGAGATGACGACCCCGCCCGACGGCCGCGCCGGCATCACCGCGGATCTGGTGCGGCGGCTGCTCGCCGAGCAGTTCCCGCGCTGGGCGGCGCTGCCGGTGCGGCCGGTACCCGTCGACGGCTGGGACAACCGGACCTACCGGCTCGGCGACACGATGACCGTGCGGCTGCCGACCGCGGCCGGTTACGTGCCGGCGGTCGACAAGGAACACGAGTGGCTGCCGCGGCTGGCACCGTCGCTGCCGGTGGCCGTGCCGACGGTCCTGGCCCGGGGGGAGCCGGGCGCCGGGTATCCGTACCCGTGGTCGGTGCGCGGCTGGCTTCCCGGCGAGACGATGCTGTCGCGGCCGGTCGACGACCCTGTCGGCTTCGCCGTCTCGGTCGGCGAGTTCGTGGTTGCGTTGCGCCGGTGCGACGCGACCGGCGGGCCGGCCGCCGGTTTGCACAGCTTCCACCGGGGCGGCCCGCTGGCGCACTACGACGGGGAGACCCGGAGCAGCCTCGCCGCGCTCGCCGGGCGCGTCGACACCGACCTGGCCATCGAGGCGTGGGAGCGCGCGCTGGCGGCCGAGTGGTCCGGGCCGCCGGTCTGGTTCCACGGCGACATCGCGCCGGGCAACCTGCTGGTCGCCGACGGTAGGCTGTCGGCGGTGCTCGACTTCGGCACGTCCGGGGTCGGCGACCCGGCCTGCGACCTGGTCATCGCGTGGCAGGTGTTCGCCGGGGAGAGCCGGCGGGCGTTCCTCGAGACCGTCGGCGACGACGCAGGCACCCGTGCACGTGCCCGTGGCTGGGCGTTGTGGAAGGCGGTCCTCATGCTCGCCGAGTGCATCGACCGCGACCCGCCGCAGGCCGAGGTCAACCGCCGCGTGCTGGGCGAGGTGCTGGCCGAGCATCGCGGCCGGCACGGCCGGTCCGGGAGGCGGCCATGA
- a CDS encoding TetR/AcrR family transcriptional regulator produces MDVGDADPPPGTARPGGRTARNREAVLDAALGLLAEHGYAATCVQDIATRSGVAASTIYRRWGNRDGVILDLAGTLVAEPVGALPDTGDLERDLTLLGRVILDVMSNPRDGVVQSTLVAAGVHSPTARRTLAQIINRRVEDTKIIAERAVERGDVPADTDAGKVINTLAAPIYHRWYILGEEPTDDELAGFARVAAHAARDALLT; encoded by the coding sequence TTGGATGTCGGTGATGCAGATCCCCCGCCAGGGACCGCCCGCCCGGGCGGGCGCACCGCGCGCAACCGCGAGGCCGTCCTCGACGCCGCCCTCGGTCTGCTCGCCGAGCACGGGTACGCCGCAACCTGCGTCCAGGACATCGCGACCCGGTCCGGGGTCGCCGCGTCGACCATCTACCGGCGCTGGGGCAACCGCGACGGCGTGATCCTCGACCTCGCCGGGACGCTCGTCGCCGAACCTGTCGGCGCCCTGCCCGACACCGGCGACCTGGAACGCGACCTCACGCTGCTCGGGCGGGTGATCCTCGACGTGATGAGCAACCCGCGCGACGGCGTGGTGCAGAGCACGCTGGTCGCCGCCGGGGTGCACTCACCGACGGCCCGGCGGACGCTGGCGCAGATCATCAACCGGCGCGTGGAGGACACGAAGATCATCGCCGAACGGGCGGTCGAGCGCGGCGACGTCCCCGCCGACACCGACGCCGGAAAGGTGATCAACACCCTGGCCGCGCCGATCTACCACCGGTGGTACATCCTCGGCGAGGAACCCACCGACGACGAGCTGGCCGGGTTCGCGCGCGTGGCGGCACACGCCGCCCGCGACGCCCTGCTCACCTGA